The window AGTACGACGGGTTTCGGCTGGCCCAGGACAGGCACGAGTCGTTCAGAGGTCGGGCCTGGAGCCGCGACGACCTCTTTCGCGACCTCTTCGCCGACCCCGGCTCTGCCGACCTCCTCCAGGAGCTCGCGCGCGAGTTCTCGCGCCTGGGTTTCCGCTTCGACGACCGCTTCGTCCGCGACACCTTCTTCGGCGGCCGCGGGATCTTCTTCGGCGGCGTCGTGGTCTTCGGCCCCTTCGGCTTCCGGCGCGTGGTGTTCGGGTCCGATCGGGAGCAGGTGACCGGTCGAGCGCGTCCCCAGGCCGAGTCGGCGCCGCCGGCGGACGAGCCGCCGTCGCTGGCGGGCTTTCTGGGATGGCTCGGGAGCGAGCTGAGGGCGCTGGTCACGGCGCCGGTGGAAGGCGTGAGGCGGCTCCTTGCCCTGGGGAGCGGGCGAGGGGGCGCGGACCTGATCCGGCCCCTCGAGCTGACGGCCGACGAGGCGCGCGCGGGAGGGCCGAAGCGCGTGACGCTCGAGCGCGACGAGCGGGTCGAAGAGCTCATTGTCAAGATCCCCCCGGGGATCCGCCCCGGGACGCGACTCCGGCTGAGGGGCAAGGGCGTGTATGGAGGCGATCTCTATCTCAAGGTAGACGTGAAGTGAACGAGAAGGTCGCGCAGTTCGAGGAAGTCGTCCAGCTGTTCCCCGACGATCCGGTCGCCCGGTTCGGTCTTGCCAGCGCGTATCTCGAGGCGGGCCGGGCCGAGGACGCGGTGCGCGAGTTCACAGAGACGCTGCGCCTCAAGCCCGACTACACGGCTGCCCATCGCGGGCTCGGGCGCGCTCTCGAGCGGGCCGGCCGGGCCCGCGAGGCCATGGCCGCGTATCGGGCGGGGATCGGCGTCGCCCTCCAGACCGGAGACCTCCAGACTAAGAAAGAGATGGAGGTCTTTCTCACGCGGCTGGAGAAGCAGGGAGCCGGCTGAGGGGTCGCGGCGCGGGCATGGAGCAGATCGGCGACCTTCTTGTCGAGCGGGCGAGACCCCGTACAGCAGCGAGGCGGCCTCCGATCCTCTTCGTCCACGGGATGTGGGGAGGGAGCTGGTACTGGGCCAACTACCTCAGCGCCGCTGCCGACGCCGGCTGGGAGGCCTGGGCGCTCAACCTTCGCGGCCACCACGGCAGCCGGCCCGGCACCGACCTGGGCCGGGTCAGCGTTCTCGACTATGTTCAGGACGTCCTGGACTGCCTCGGCCAGCTCGGCGAGTCGGTCGTCGTGGGCCACTCGATGGGCGGGCTGATCGTTCAGAAGGTCGCCGAGCGCGCGCGCGTCCGCGCGACGGTAGCCCTCACGAGCGCGGCCCCGCGGGGGATCGTCGTCCTCCGCTGGCCGGTGCTCTCGCGAATGTTCAAGTACCTCGGGCCCATGTTGGGCGCTCGGGCGTTCGTCGCCTCGCGCGCCGACGCCGATGCCCTTGTGCTGAACCGCCTCCCCCCCGACCGGCAGGCGTGGGTGTATGAGCGGCTGGTGGCGGAATCCGGCCGGGCCGCGAGAGAGCTGGCCTTCGGCCTCATCGACGTGCAGGCGGCGGCGGTCCGCTGCCCCTTCCTGGTGGTCGGAGCCGAGCACGACGCGATCACGCCGGTCGGCGTCCAGCGGCGGATCGCGCGGAAATACGGGGCCCGCTATCTCGAGCTCCCGGGACACGCCCACATGCTCATGCTCGAGGCCGGATGGGAGGTCCCCTTCAAAGAAATTTTGGACTGGGTGGAGGGCGCGATCCACTGACGGGGTCTCCTCCGGGCCCTGACCGAAGTGTGATAGAGTCAGGGAGAGCCGGACGATGCTGGACCGCCCCCTGGCCGTCGTGGACGTGGAAACGACGGGGCTCTCTCCCCGTTACGGTGACCGCGTCGTCGAGATCGGGCTCTTGCGTGTCGAAGGGGCGAGCCAGGTCACCTTCGAAAGCTTCGTCAATCCCCGCCGGCTCATCTCCCCCCGTGCCACGGCCGTCCATGGGATCACCGAGGAGATGGTGGCGACCGCGCCGCCGTTCGCCGAGGTGGCGAAGCGCGTCTGGCAGCTCCTGGACGGGGCTGTCCTTGTCGGTCACAATGTCGGCTTTGACTGGAGCTTCCTCAACGCCGAGCGGCGCTACCTCGGGCTCCCCCCTCTGGAGGGTCCGCTGATCGACACGCTGGTCCTGGCGCGGCGCTACTTCGCCTTCTCCCGGAACGGCCTCGGGACGATCGCGCTCGAGCTGGGTCTGCCCGAGAGGGTGAGGCATCGGGCGCTTGCCGACGTCCTGACCACCTGGGAGGTGCTCAAGCGCTTCCTGGCCGACCTCCGGGCGAAAGGCGTTACCGCGCTTGAGGCGTTGCTCCTGCCGTCAGCCAGCCTCCCGGAGGAGGACGCGATCCCCCTCCCGCCCGAGCTGGCTGAGGCCATAACCGGGCGCCGCCGCGTCAGGCTCCAGTACGTCTCGGCCCACCGTGTGGAGACGGTGCGAGAGGTCGAGCCGCTCGAGGTGATGCCGCTCGGCGATTACCTCTACCTCCGGGCGTTCTGCCACCTGCGCCAGGACGAGCGGACGTTCCGCCTGGACCGGATCGTTGCGATGGAGCGCCCGGATTCCCCTGAGGCCGAAGCTGCGGACCTCCTGCCCGGGACTCCTTCGGTCCGCGTTTCTCGGCCGGTGAGCTGAGGTGAGGCGGAAGTTCTTCATCGGGCTAGCCGTGCTCGTCGGCCTCGCCGCCGTCGGGTACGGGCTCCACGCCTGGAACTTCTC is drawn from Candidatus Rokuibacteriota bacterium and contains these coding sequences:
- a CDS encoding J domain-containing protein yields the protein MSSRRWPRKDYYQLLGVGTGAAEEEIKRAYRRLALQYHPDRNPGDRAAEERFKELSEAYAVLSDPVKRREYDGFRLAQDRHESFRGRAWSRDDLFRDLFADPGSADLLQELAREFSRLGFRFDDRFVRDTFFGGRGIFFGGVVVFGPFGFRRVVFGSDREQVTGRARPQAESAPPADEPPSLAGFLGWLGSELRALVTAPVEGVRRLLALGSGRGGADLIRPLELTADEARAGGPKRVTLERDERVEELIVKIPPGIRPGTRLRLRGKGVYGGDLYLKVDVK
- a CDS encoding tetratricopeptide repeat protein — its product is MNEKVAQFEEVVQLFPDDPVARFGLASAYLEAGRAEDAVREFTETLRLKPDYTAAHRGLGRALERAGRAREAMAAYRAGIGVALQTGDLQTKKEMEVFLTRLEKQGAG
- a CDS encoding alpha/beta hydrolase → MEQIGDLLVERARPRTAARRPPILFVHGMWGGSWYWANYLSAAADAGWEAWALNLRGHHGSRPGTDLGRVSVLDYVQDVLDCLGQLGESVVVGHSMGGLIVQKVAERARVRATVALTSAAPRGIVVLRWPVLSRMFKYLGPMLGARAFVASRADADALVLNRLPPDRQAWVYERLVAESGRAARELAFGLIDVQAAAVRCPFLVVGAEHDAITPVGVQRRIARKYGARYLELPGHAHMLMLEAGWEVPFKEILDWVEGAIH
- a CDS encoding WYL domain-containing protein, whose product is MLDRPLAVVDVETTGLSPRYGDRVVEIGLLRVEGASQVTFESFVNPRRLISPRATAVHGITEEMVATAPPFAEVAKRVWQLLDGAVLVGHNVGFDWSFLNAERRYLGLPPLEGPLIDTLVLARRYFAFSRNGLGTIALELGLPERVRHRALADVLTTWEVLKRFLADLRAKGVTALEALLLPSASLPEEDAIPLPPELAEAITGRRRVRLQYVSAHRVETVREVEPLEVMPLGDYLYLRAFCHLRQDERTFRLDRIVAMERPDSPEAEAADLLPGTPSVRVSRPVS